TCGTGGATGCAGTAGCGCTTGGCCTCGCGGAAGGTCGCGTCGGTGATCTGGTACATACCGACCGCGCTCGACGCGGGTTGGTACAGTTCGAAGGGGTTGCTGGTCACACTCCACCGCCAGTACGTTCGCGCCACGGGGTTACCCGCGCCTTCGACTTGGGCGAGCGCGGCCAAAAACTCGGGCGTGATCACGGTGGTCGAATGCTTGCTGAAGAGCGGCCCGTACCTCCGCCACGTCTCGGACGGGGTCTTGGCGAGCGCGTCGCTCACCGGAAAGAACAGCTCGGTCGGCTTGCGAATTGTCTGGTACACCCAGTTGGCCGCAGACCAAGCCACCACGATGACCACCGCACAGACGAGCAGCCGGACCGCCGGCGGCGCGGCCACAATCGCCCGCAACACACGCCGGGGCAACCGCGCGGGACGTTGAACCCGCCGCAGACGCCGCCTTCCGGGAACCGCTCTAGGGGTGCGCGAACGCGACTTGGCAGCCACGAGGCTATTATGCCTCAGTAAGCGGCTGACTGCAGGATCGCTTGAGCTGAGACTCCGGTGCGCTTACCGACCTGCAGAGGGACGTCCATACAGCGTCCGGGCCTTGCTCAGGTGTTTGATCGCCTCGGATCGCTTCCCGAGCTTTTCATACAGCAGTCCGAGGTTGTAGTGGGCGTCGGCGCAGTCGGGATCGCGATCAATGGCTTGGCGATAGCTGCGGATCGCCTCGTCGCTGCGCCCGAGATCGTCGAGGAGCGCGGCCAGGTTGAAATGGGGAATCGGATCAGCGGGCGCGTGCCGCATCGCGGCGCGGTAGTGCGCCTCGGCCTGCGCGGGTTTCTTGGCCTCCTGGTAGAGGCAGCCGAGATTCACGTGGGCATCGGATAACGTTGGATCGAGTTGCAGGGCTTGGTGGTAGGCCCGCTGCGCCTCCTCGGGTGAGGATTTCTCAAGCTCCGTCGCCAGTTGGAACCATTCCTCGGCCGTACGAGTCGTACGGGTTGAGACGCGGGCTGGTGGAGTAGCTGCGGGCGCCTGCGGCAACGCCGCCTGTTTGGCCACGGTCTGGACATCGAACGAGAACAAGAATTGTCCCGAGTCCGGTTGCCAGCGCGCGGATCCGTCCCAGGCCACGATGCGTCCACCATCCGCGTAGATGGTGAGGCTCGTCAAGTGTTGGTCCTCCGGCAACTGGCGTTTGAGCGAGGCGAGCATTCTTCGAATCCGTTTCATGGGAACGCGGGAGTCGAGCAGGCCCTTGGTGGTCTTCAGGAGCAGGAGATCCTGGAAGCTGAACCGGAGGCGCCGCCCCGGGCCCCGGTGCGGAGTGAGAAAACCCGCGCGGACGCATGAGCGGACTTGCTGTTCAGGCAGGTCGACGATCTTCGCCGCGTCGCGGGTGGTGAAATGCGTCACTTCCTGGCAGCCTGGGCCTTCTTCTCCGGCTTCTCCGGCGCGGCCTCGGCGCGCTTTGCTTTGACGGCCGCCTTCTTCTCCTGCGGAACCCGCTTGGCCAGGCTCTCCTTGAGCGCTTCCATGAGGTCGATCACCTGGGCGCGCTGGACCTGGGGACCGACCGCGGTGACTTCCTTGCCTTCGACCTTCAGGTTTACGAGATCGAGCACTCGCAGCCGGTAGTCGTCCTGATACTGCTCGGGCTTGAAATCGGTGTTGGACAAATCGTCCACCAGTCGCAGGGCGAGCTCCAACTCACCGTCTTTGATCTTAGCGGATTCCCCCTTGTCGATTTCGCCGAAATTTCGCACTTCATCGGCAAAATACATGGTATGGAGCATGAGCCCGTCATGGGCCGGCCTGATCAGAACCAGGCTCTCTTTGCCGCGCATCACGAACTTGGCCACGGCGACGCGATCGGTCTTGGCCATGGCCGAAGCCAACAGCCGGTAGGCCTTTTCACCCCCCTTGTCAGGACCCAAGTAGTACGTCTTTTCGAAGTAGATCGGGTCCACCTTGGGGAGCGGGACGAATTCGGCGATGTCGATGATCTTCGACGCCTCGCCTTCCAAGGACTTCAGCTCCTCGTCGGTGATCTGAACGTACTGGTCTTTGGAGAACTCGTAGCCTTTGACCAGTTCGCTGCGCTCCACCTTTTCGTTGCACACCGGGCAAAACAATTGTTGCTTGATCCGGCTGCCGCACTTGCCGTGGAGCTGATTGAACGACACCCCTTGCGAGGAGGCGGCGGTGAAGAACTTGACGGGAATGGAAACCAGACCAAAGGAAATGGTGCCCGAGCCGATTGAATGAGGCGGCATCGCGTACCCCCTTTTAGAAGGAGAGGTTTGAACGGTACCATGAAAGCCCCTATACTTCAAGAACGCGCAGCGCGCCAATGGGTGGCGCGCCGTCTCCATGCGCCGGACGCACCTCACGCGTGGCGCAGCACGCGTCGCCTTTGCGGGATCACGCCCGCACCCACGAGGCTTTCACCGTGCCAGAGAACAAGACTCCACCACTCGATGCCTACCGGGCTAAGCGCGACCCCGAACGCACGCCCGAGCCGTTCGGCGGCCGGGTCGGAGCCGCGGGCAAACGCGTCTTCGTGGTCCACAAACACGCGGCCCGACACCTCCACTACGACCTGCGCCTGGAAATGGACGGGGTGCTCAAGAGCTGGGCCGTGCCCAAAGGCCCCTCCGTCCAACCCGAGGTCAAACGCCTGGCCGTGCACGTAGAGGATCACCCTATCGAGTACGGTGATTTCGAGGGCGTGATTCCAGCCGGAAACTACGGCGCCGGCGCGGTGATCGTGTGGGATCGCGGGTGGTACCGTTTGGTCAAAGAGGGTGACCCACTCGAGCAGCTCGCCAAGGGCAAGCTGGAGTTCGAATTGTTCGGCTTCAAGCTCCGAGGCCGGTGGACCCTTGCCCGCATGGCCAAGAAGGACAAGGAATGGCTCTTGCTCAAAAAAGCGGACAGGGGCGCCCACGAGACCGAACTCACCGAGCGTTACCCACAGTCGGTGGTCTCGGGGCTCACTCCGCAAGAACTCCTTGATCTTCCCGCCAAACAGGCGGCGTTGCGCGAGCGGATCGACCGCCTCAAGGCTCCCAGGCGCGAGGTCTCGCCGAAGCAATCCTTCATGCTGGCCACGCTCGCGGAGCAGCCGTTTTCAGGCAAAGCATGGCTCTTCGAGGTCAAATACGACGGGGTGCGGGTGCTGGCCTCTCGTCACGGGGACGCGATCGAGCTGTACGCGAGAAGCGGCCAGGTGATCACGCGGCGCTACCCGGAGCTGCTGGGGCCGCTGCGCGCCTTGCCGATGGAACAGTTTCTCATCGACGGCGAGATCGTGGCGCTCGACGACAGCGGCAAACCGAGCTTTGAACGCCTCCAGGCGCGCATGGGCCTCACCAACCCCCGCGACATTGCACGCGCGACAACCGCGGTCCCGGTGGTCGCGATCTTTTTCGACTGTCTGGCCTTGGACGGCCACGACCTGCGGCGCCTCCCGCTCCTGGATCGCAAGGACTGCCTCAAGCTGCTCCTACCGCCTCTGGGCATTGTCCGCTACGGTGACCATGTCCTCGAGCACGGCGACGCGTTCTTCGAAGCGGCCTCAGGCGAGCGACTCGAAGGTATCGTGGCAAAGAAGCTGACCAGTCTTTACGTCGGCGGCCGCTCGCGGGACTGGATCAAGGTCAAGTGCCAGCGCCGGCAGGAATTCGTGATCGGAGGCTACACCAATCCCCAGGGCGGACGACAGTACTTCGGAGCGCTGCACCTTGGGATCTACGACGGACCCAACCTCGTGTACGTCTCCAAGGTCGGGACCGGATTCGACGAGCAGTTGCTGAAAACGCTCTGGGAGGACCTTCAACGGCTGGGGCGGCCGTCTTCGCCCTTTGCGACCGGAACTCCAACCGGCCGGGGCCACCATTGGGTCGAACCGAAGCTGGTCTGCGAAGTGCGGTTTACAGAGTGGACTGACGGGGGTGGGATTCGTCATCCGGTCTTCTTGGGCCTGCGCACAGACAAGCGGCCGGAAGAGTGCCGGCGCGAAATGCCGGTGGACGTGCCGATGGACGCGGCCTTGCCCGCGTCCGCGCCGCCCGAGCCGATTGCCGCCGAACCTGTCAAGATCACGAATCCCAAAAAGGTCTTCTGGCCTGACGAGGGTTACACCAAGGCCGATCTGATCGCGTACTACGAGGCCGTGGCGCCGCTCTTGCTGCCGTATCTGCGGGATCGGCCGGTGGTGCTCACGAGATATCCCGACGGGATCACGGGAAAATCCTTTTTCCAGAAAGACGCGCCGGAATTCGTGCCAGCCTGGGTCCGCACCGAACGGATCTACTCCAAAGAGGCCGAACGCGAGATCGACTACTTCATCGTGAACGACGCGGACACGCTCCGCTACATCACCAACCTGGGCACGATCCCGCTCCACCTGTGGAGTTCTCGCCTCGGATCGCTGGACCGGCCGGACTGGCTAATTCTGGATCTGGATCCCAAAGGCGCGCCGTTCACCGACGTGGTGAAGGTCGCGCGGGAACTCCACCGGATTCTCGACGAGCTGGACCTGCCGAACTACATCAAGACCTCGGGCGCGACGGGCCTGCACGTCCTGGTCCCGCTCGGCGCCCGGTACACGCACGAAGAGGCGCGGACCTTTGCCCGACTCCTGGCCACCCTCGGAATGCAAGCCGCGCCCGACATCGCCACGCTGGCCCGTCCCATCCGATCGCGCGAAGGCAAGGTCTACATCGACTTCGGCCAGAACGGCCACGGCCGGACCATCGTGGCTCCTTATTCGGTCCGGCCCCTGCCCGGCGCGCCCGCGTCGTGCCCGCTGCAGTGGAAGGAGGTGACGTCGCGATTGGACCCTGCTCGCTTCACGATCAAGAGCCTGCCGGCCTACATCGACAAGACGGGTGACCCCTTGGCTCCCGTCTTGACCGGCTCCATCGATATGGGCGATGCAATAGCGAAGATCGAGGCTGCGTTAGGCAAAGAGTAAGTTCTGGAAGTCCTTGGCGAGCGCCGGGCCGATTCCGGATTCTTCATGCTTGAAATAGATATACGTGTCCCGCCATCCAGCGCCAAGCCGTTTGACGGTCTCCGCCCATTTCCGGAGATCTTCGGCATCGTACCCCTCGTCGCGCAGCCTGAAGTACCCGAAGTCGGCGGTGGCGACCACCGGCGTGGTGCCGTTCTCGTTGTCCGCGATGCAGAGCGCCACGTTCCGGTTTTTGAGTAGATCGTAAACGTCGTCGCCAAACCACGACTCGTGGCGAAACTCGAACACCGGCCGAAGGCCTGACGGCAGGAGCGCCAGCACGCCGTTGAGTCGCTCCAGGTGGTCCGGGTTCTTTCGGAAATACGGGGGAAGCTGAAACAGGATCGGCCCGAGCTTGGGCCCGAGTCCTCGCGCCGTGTCGAGAAAGTAGCCGAGGTTCTCACCCACGTCCTTGAGGCGGGCGTCGTGCGTGATCTTCCGAGACGCCTTGAGCGTGAACGCAAATCCGTCCGGGGTCTCCGCGTTCCAATTGGCAATGGTCTTGGCGTTCGGCATCCGGTAAAAGGTGTAGTTGATTTCGACCGTGCGGAACCGCTCGGCGTAATGGGGCAACATCTTGGCGGTGGGGAATTTCTCGGGGTAGAAACTG
This Nitrospirota bacterium DNA region includes the following protein-coding sequences:
- a CDS encoding lytic transglycosylase domain-containing protein translates to MLRAIVAAPPAVRLLVCAVVIVVAWSAANWVYQTIRKPTELFFPVSDALAKTPSETWRRYGPLFSKHSTTVITPEFLAALAQVEGAGNPVARTYWRWSVTSNPFELYQPASSAVGMYQITDATFREAKRYCIHDHVVAEIGPWDDTRSCWFNGLYTRVVPSHAIELTAALLDRGVARALERRRISTAPLQQKQHLAAVIHLCGAGAGHAFVARGFRLMASQRCGDHDVSRYLTKINAMKQQFARLAAAN
- a CDS encoding tetratricopeptide repeat protein, encoding MTHFTTRDAAKIVDLPEQQVRSCVRAGFLTPHRGPGRRLRFSFQDLLLLKTTKGLLDSRVPMKRIRRMLASLKRQLPEDQHLTSLTIYADGGRIVAWDGSARWQPDSGQFLFSFDVQTVAKQAALPQAPAATPPARVSTRTTRTAEEWFQLATELEKSSPEEAQRAYHQALQLDPTLSDAHVNLGCLYQEAKKPAQAEAHYRAAMRHAPADPIPHFNLAALLDDLGRSDEAIRSYRQAIDRDPDCADAHYNLGLLYEKLGKRSEAIKHLSKARTLYGRPSAGR
- a CDS encoding Ku protein encodes the protein MPPHSIGSGTISFGLVSIPVKFFTAASSQGVSFNQLHGKCGSRIKQQLFCPVCNEKVERSELVKGYEFSKDQYVQITDEELKSLEGEASKIIDIAEFVPLPKVDPIYFEKTYYLGPDKGGEKAYRLLASAMAKTDRVAVAKFVMRGKESLVLIRPAHDGLMLHTMYFADEVRNFGEIDKGESAKIKDGELELALRLVDDLSNTDFKPEQYQDDYRLRVLDLVNLKVEGKEVTAVGPQVQRAQVIDLMEALKESLAKRVPQEKKAAVKAKRAEAAPEKPEKKAQAARK
- the ligD gene encoding DNA ligase D, coding for MPENKTPPLDAYRAKRDPERTPEPFGGRVGAAGKRVFVVHKHAARHLHYDLRLEMDGVLKSWAVPKGPSVQPEVKRLAVHVEDHPIEYGDFEGVIPAGNYGAGAVIVWDRGWYRLVKEGDPLEQLAKGKLEFELFGFKLRGRWTLARMAKKDKEWLLLKKADRGAHETELTERYPQSVVSGLTPQELLDLPAKQAALRERIDRLKAPRREVSPKQSFMLATLAEQPFSGKAWLFEVKYDGVRVLASRHGDAIELYARSGQVITRRYPELLGPLRALPMEQFLIDGEIVALDDSGKPSFERLQARMGLTNPRDIARATTAVPVVAIFFDCLALDGHDLRRLPLLDRKDCLKLLLPPLGIVRYGDHVLEHGDAFFEAASGERLEGIVAKKLTSLYVGGRSRDWIKVKCQRRQEFVIGGYTNPQGGRQYFGALHLGIYDGPNLVYVSKVGTGFDEQLLKTLWEDLQRLGRPSSPFATGTPTGRGHHWVEPKLVCEVRFTEWTDGGGIRHPVFLGLRTDKRPEECRREMPVDVPMDAALPASAPPEPIAAEPVKITNPKKVFWPDEGYTKADLIAYYEAVAPLLLPYLRDRPVVLTRYPDGITGKSFFQKDAPEFVPAWVRTERIYSKEAEREIDYFIVNDADTLRYITNLGTIPLHLWSSRLGSLDRPDWLILDLDPKGAPFTDVVKVARELHRILDELDLPNYIKTSGATGLHVLVPLGARYTHEEARTFARLLATLGMQAAPDIATLARPIRSREGKVYIDFGQNGHGRTIVAPYSVRPLPGAPASCPLQWKEVTSRLDPARFTIKSLPAYIDKTGDPLAPVLTGSIDMGDAIAKIEAALGKE
- a CDS encoding DUF72 domain-containing protein encodes the protein MAIWVGTSGYNYPEWRGSFYPEKFPTAKMLPHYAERFRTVEINYTFYRMPNAKTIANWNAETPDGFAFTLKASRKITHDARLKDVGENLGYFLDTARGLGPKLGPILFQLPPYFRKNPDHLERLNGVLALLPSGLRPVFEFRHESWFGDDVYDLLKNRNVALCIADNENGTTPVVATADFGYFRLRDEGYDAEDLRKWAETVKRLGAGWRDTYIYFKHEESGIGPALAKDFQNLLFA